In Brachybacterium fresconis, the genomic stretch CCGAGGGGGCGCAGGCGGTCGCCGACGTCTTCGCACGGACGCTGCGGGAGACCGCCGCGGACGGCACGGTCCTCGGGCTGGCCACCGGATCCTCCCCGGTCCCCGCCTACACCGAGCTGATCCGTCGCCACCGCGAGGAGCGACTCTCCTTCGCGGGGGTGCAGGCCTTCCTGCTGGACGAGTACGTCGGTCTGCCCCCCGGCCACGAGCAGAGCTACCACCGCTTCATCCGGGAGAACTTCACCTCCCACGTCGACATCGAGGACGCCGCCGTCCACTCGCCCGACGGCGCCGCCGCCGATCCGGCCGCGGAGGCCGCGGACTATGACCGACGGATCGGCGAGGCCGGCGGGGTGGATCTGCAGATCCTCGGGATCGGGTCCAACGGGCACATCGCCTTCAACGAGCCGGGCAGCTCCCTGGCGTCCCGCACCCGCGTCGTCGGCCTGACCCGTCGGACGATCGCCGACAACGCACGGTTCTTCGAGAACGCCGAGGACGTCCCCGTCCGCGCGCTCAGCCAGGGCCTGGGGACGATCCGGGAGGCGCGCCGCATCGTGCTGACCGCGACCGGCGAGGGCAAGGCCGAGGCCGTGGCCCAGCTCGCCGAGGGCGCGATCAGCGCGCGCTGGCCCGCCACCAGCCTCCAGCTGCACCCGGACGTGACCGTCGTGGTGGATGAGGCGGCCGCCTCCCGGCTCGAGCTCGCCGACTACTACCGGTACGCCCGCAGCCTCGAGCAGACCGGAACGGTCGCAGCTCACAGCTGACGCCGCGGGCCGGGGGAGACCCCGCGGGGGAGGGACGGATACGATCGCTGGCATGCAGAAGGTCGATCCCCCCTCCTCCTCGCCCTCGTCGGCGGTCACGGCACCGTCCAGCGGATTCGACCGGTTCTTCCGGATCTCCGAGCGGGGCTCGACGCTCTCGCGCGAGATCCGCGGCGGCCTGGTCACATTCTTCTCGATGTGCTACATCGTGGTGCTGAACCCGCTGATCATCGGCACCGTGCCGGACTCGACCGGCCAGTTCCTGGGCGGGGGATCGGAGCCCAACCTGCCGGCGGTGGCCGCCGGCACCGCCCTGATCGCGGGCCTGCTGAGCATCTTCATGGGGGCCTGGGCGAAGTTCCCCCTGGCGCTGGCGACCGGGCTCGGCCTGAACGCTTACATCGCGTACTCGGTGGTGCCCCTGCCCGGAATGACCTGGGGCGGGGCCATGGGGCTGGTCCTGCTCGAGGGCGTGGTCATCCTGATCCTCGTCCTGACCGGGTTCCGCAAGGCGGTCTTCAACGCCGTCCCCCCGTTCCTCAAGACCGCGATCGCCGTCGGGATCGGCCTGTTCATCGCTTTCCTTGGCCTGTTCAACGCGAAGTTCGTGACCACCGCGACCGGCACGCCCGTGCAGCTGGGCAACGACGGCTCCCTGACCGGCTGGCCGACCTTCGTGTTCGTGGCCGGACTGCTGCTGATGTTCGTCCTCTGGGTGCGCAAGGTCCCCGGAGCGATCCTCATCGCGATCATCTCCGCGACGGTCCTGGCGATCGTCATCGAGCGCTTCACGCATCTGGGGGCCTTCGCCGCCCCCGACGACAGCGGCGCCGGCGGGAACCCCGGGGGCTGGGCGATGAACGTCCCGACGATCACCGAGTTCCCGATCAAGGCCCCGGACTTCGCGACCCTGCTGACCGTCGACCCGATCGGAGGCATCACGGCCGCCGGTGGCATCGGGGCGATCATCATCGTCTTCTCCCTGCTGCTGGCCGACTTCTTCGACACGATGGGCACGATGGTCGCGGTCGGCTCCGAGGCGGACCTCGTCGACGAGACGGGGGAGATCCCCTACTCCCAGCGGATCCTGGTGGTGGACTCGGTGGCCGCCATCGCCGGCGGCGCGGGCGGTGTCTCCTCCAACACCAGCTTCGTCGAATCCACCTCTGGCGTCGCCGAAGGGGCGCGCACCGGTCTCGCCTCCGTCGTGGTCGGCGTCGCGTTCCTGCTGACGACCTTCCTGTCCCCGCTGGTGGCCCTGGTGCCCTACGAGGCGGCCACCCCCGCCCTGGTGATGGTCGGCTTCCTGATGATGACGCAGATCTCCGATCTGGACTTCACCGACATCGAGGTCGCCCTGCCGTCGTTCCTCACCATCATCCTGATGCCCTTCGCGTACTCGATCACGGTCGGCATGGGAGCCGGCTTCCTGATGTACGTCCTGATCCGGCTGGTCCGCGGCAAGGCGCGCGAAGTGCACTGGCTCATGTACGTCATCGCGGCGCTGTTCATCGTGTACTTCCTGCGCGGCGCCCTCGAGGGCCTGGTGCTGTGATGGCACGCGGCGGCCGGGAGGGGTCCGACGGGTCCGACAGGGCCGACGCGCCCGCGGCCGACGAGAGCGA encodes the following:
- the nagB gene encoding glucosamine-6-phosphate deaminase; translated protein: MEIHIVTDAAEGAQAVADVFARTLRETAADGTVLGLATGSSPVPAYTELIRRHREERLSFAGVQAFLLDEYVGLPPGHEQSYHRFIRENFTSHVDIEDAAVHSPDGAAADPAAEAADYDRRIGEAGGVDLQILGIGSNGHIAFNEPGSSLASRTRVVGLTRRTIADNARFFENAEDVPVRALSQGLGTIREARRIVLTATGEGKAEAVAQLAEGAISARWPATSLQLHPDVTVVVDEAAASRLELADYYRYARSLEQTGTVAAHS
- a CDS encoding NCS2 family permease, with product MQKVDPPSSSPSSAVTAPSSGFDRFFRISERGSTLSREIRGGLVTFFSMCYIVVLNPLIIGTVPDSTGQFLGGGSEPNLPAVAAGTALIAGLLSIFMGAWAKFPLALATGLGLNAYIAYSVVPLPGMTWGGAMGLVLLEGVVILILVLTGFRKAVFNAVPPFLKTAIAVGIGLFIAFLGLFNAKFVTTATGTPVQLGNDGSLTGWPTFVFVAGLLLMFVLWVRKVPGAILIAIISATVLAIVIERFTHLGAFAAPDDSGAGGNPGGWAMNVPTITEFPIKAPDFATLLTVDPIGGITAAGGIGAIIIVFSLLLADFFDTMGTMVAVGSEADLVDETGEIPYSQRILVVDSVAAIAGGAGGVSSNTSFVESTSGVAEGARTGLASVVVGVAFLLTTFLSPLVALVPYEAATPALVMVGFLMMTQISDLDFTDIEVALPSFLTIILMPFAYSITVGMGAGFLMYVLIRLVRGKAREVHWLMYVIAALFIVYFLRGALEGLVL